The DNA window TGCCACCCGGCGCGGGGGCTCGGCTGGCTTCCCAAGAAATCCAACTGCGCATTTCCCAGGGCTCCCAGCCCGGCGGCTGGGCGAGCCGGCAGCACCACCTAGcggggctcagcaccgggcTCAGCACCCGGCAGCTCGGGGCTCCGTGCCGCAGGCACCCGGGCGCGATGCTCCTCCGGTGGGACACGCGCCCGGGGCAGGCACGGCGCCCGGTCAGCCCCGCTGCGCTGCCCTCCCACCCTCCTGGACACGGCACCGCTGCCAACACCAACCGAAGCTCACTGGGGAAGGGGTGAGCACAGCTTCGGGGTGGTGGTCCCACACCAGGGATGCGGGAAGGGGCTGTGACAGGGGCACGGAGCCCCCGTGATGGGAAGGGGAAGCTCTGCTGAGCCCAGTCCCCTGCAGCCAGGGCGAGAGCATCCCTGCAGTACCCAGGGAACccaccagcctgcagccccctcccctctgccctgtTTCACCTCTCCCCACGTCAAGCACGGTGCAGGGACACGGCTCAGCCCTGACCAGGGGCTGCATGGACACAGCATCACCCGGGCTGCTCACCCCGCCGTGCCATCGAGCCCTGGCTCTGACCCACAGAGGGCAGCCCAATCCCGGGGGGCACCTGGGTAGTCCACGGTGGGGCAATCGAAGCCACAATCGAGGcacagcaggggcagagccCGGCTCCGGGCTTTTTCCAACCACACGCGGGTGCCGGCagaggcagcccagcacccgtccctgccctgctccgcCAGGCACTCACCTTGGCCACAAACTGCTTGTCCTTCTGGTCCAGGTTCGCCGTGGGGGCCACGTAATCCCTCCAGATCCTCAGCTTGCGCTCCTTGGCGAACCTGGCGGGGGGAGGAGACACCCGTGACACCCGGGCAGGGGTCCCCAGCAGGGACGGATGTGCCGCAGTGGTGGCACCGGGCACAAAGCCGCCACCTTTCTCTTCTATTGCAGGGGGCATCGGCGGGTGGTGAGGGCTGCTCCAAGCCCTCAGTGCCACCAGGGACACCCGACGCGCGTGGATGGGGCCAAGCACCCCGCGTGCCCGCTGGCAGCGCCGCAGCCCCGGGCTCACCTTTCGGCCGCGCGCAGCTTGTCGGCCCCGCGGGTGTAGACGGCGATGGACCAGTCCACGCAGCGGGCGAAGccctccttcagcagcagctcggtGATGTTGCCATTCTGCAGACGGGGAGGAGGTGCACGCTCACACACGGGGCCCCTTGGCACTGGGATTTATCCCGCCCTGCCCCGCCACTGAGTCCTGCGGCACGGAGCTCACGCGTCCTGCGCAGCCCCTTCGCTGTCACGGGTCCCCAGTGCCCACAAACGATGCGAGGCCTGGCCCACAGCACCACGAGGGCTGTCAAAGGATGCGACCCCAAAAGACCACAGGACTCTGCTCAAACGGACCCGTGCCCTCCTACAGCCCCTGGCAGAgggcacagctcccagccctgcggGGCTGCGCCGAGCCCCGTGGAGGCACCAGGACCTCGCAGCATCTCCAGCAGGGGATGAAGAGCGTGccggcagcccccagggccCCTGTCCCGCCCCTCACCACCCCCACTTGCCGGGTGCAGGATGGTGCCCAGGATGTTCTGGTTGTGGCAGCTCTCCAGCACGATCTGCACGTCCCTCTGCAGCAGCCGCGACTCCGTGAAAAACTTCGCTTCGGCCGCAAACGGCTCGGGGACCTCCGGGGCGTCCGCCTCCCGCTTGAACGTGGGGCACTGCGGCACAGGGACACGGTCAGGGCATGGGCGGGCACCCACAGCACGAGGTGGGCCCCGAGAACCTCGGCGAGGGGGAGAACATCACCCACAGAGACGGGATCACAGCACTGCGGGGCACTGCGGCACAGAGCCGTGCTGTGAGACCGGGCACAGAGCTTGGCCAGCCCCAAGGACCCCATGCCCCAAAGTCAGGAGGCTCTAAAGGGGTCTGATGCCTGGTCCAGCCCATCCTCCCCACCGAGGAGAGTCCCTGCTTGCTCAGGACACCAGGCTTCAAATGGGTGCTGATGGAGGGCAGAcgtggcaggagctggcagagctgccagggaCGGACAGGTcccggcagcagcggggccgtggGCACCCCAGGGGGGCTCTCCCCATGCTGGCTCCgcaggaaaaggggagaggagcCACGAGGCCAGGACTCAGGCTGGGCTCAGCATCGCAGAAGTGGAGGAGGAAAACCCCAAGTGCCCCAAGCTCTGGGACCAGGAGATGTGACCAGGAATGTGTGCACAGCGATGCTCTCCGGCTGTTCTGTGCTGATGCAGCCCTTTACCCGCCCCAGCAAACACTGCCAGGAGCAAACCAGGGCACGGGAACAAACTCCCAGTGCAGTCCTGCTGAGGAtggcacagaaaacagcaaggttcaaaaggaaaggggaaaatataaattaaaaaaatcaccgGTGCTGCAGCAAAGGGCGCACCCAGAGCGCAccgagcagcagccccagcaccggggGAGCACAcgggcagggctgctccccagctgccccgAGAGCCCCCCACCACGCAGCCACCAGCAGTCACGTAGGGGCTGAGCCCTCCTGGTGGGACGGAGCCATTCCTCCCCCAGCTGCCTGGGACCCTCCCATGGCATCCCAGACCTTGCACAGCATGGGGCTGGCACCTGCTGACCCCCAGTGTCCCCTGACCCCCAGTGTCCCCACCCCACAGCGACGGCCCCACAGCAGTGTGCGCACCCCGGGGGCTGTGCCAAGCACGGTGCTGGAGGACGCCCGATGGCCAGGGGAGTGGGTGGGGGTAAGGCCCCTCGGAGGCTCGCACCAGTCCCGGTGCCAGGAGCAGAGAGGTGACAGCAAGCACGAGAAGCAGGCAGGTGACAGCGGCCACACCTCACCTTGATCCCCGAGAGCATGACGGTGACCAGGTAGTAGTccgggaggaggagggctcTCACCACGCTGCCATCCCGGACGTGCTCTATGATGGCTGCAGGACGAGAGCAGAGGTTGGTGCTGGCCACGGAGGggctcagcaggagctgcagagccaggcctgCCCCCTTCCAcccccacagctgctgcacGGTGAGCGCCGTGCTCGTGCAAAGCCAAGAACAGCACCGCAGCAGCGCCGTGCGCGCAGCTTTGGGGACAGGCTGGTCCCACAAGCCACAAAAGCGCAGAGCGGGCAGGGAGACGCAGCCCTGGCCACCACCGCGTCCCCACGGCCACCAGCTCACCATTGACCGGCTTCTGGTGCATGGAGTCCACGAAGTGCCGGGGGTTCTCGATGGTGTACTTGAGGTCCCGGATGGTGTGGGAGCCCGTGCCCTCGCTCCACATCCCCTTCTTGGCGCTCTTggcctgctcctccagctccgccagcctgctctgctcagggctgcAAGGAGCAGGACAAAAACCAGGTCAGGGCAGAGCCACGGCGCTCAGCGGGCGCGGGGACAAGCGGGCAGGACGTTGGATGGCCCTGTGTATTTTATCCCCGGGGACATCCATCTCTCAGGCGCTTTTCTGGATGCTCCAGCAACCTGAACGCGCAGGTCTAGGAAGGGCGCAGCCCGGGGGAGCGATGGTTTATGGTTTTATGCTGCCGACAGCAGCGCTCCGTAAATCGGAGTCCCTCTGGCACCCGGCAGGCAGGTGGCCCAGTACAGCCCAGCTTTAACAGGACAGCAAAGGCGCGAGCTGCGCGGCCCCTCACGGGGCTGGTTTTGTGCACCGAGGTGGGACGGTGACCGCGGGGAGCTTGGGACACAGGTCCTGACCCAGCGGGTCCTGACCCcgcagctgggcagcagcagccccggccaCCAGCGCCTGGTTTGGGAGCGAGGGCTGTGGAGCcgaggctgctgccagcagctcaccGGGAGCACAAACGGCCCGGGGCGAGTAGCAGGCGGCCTCCAaagccaggaggcagcagcaggcgtCTCTCCACGCCGAGGGGACCGAGTCCCCGACGAAGGAGAGCGCTGCCAAGCGCTGTCACGCTCCGTTAAACACACCCTGGGATGTTTCTGGTTCATCGCTCTTCGGCTCGGCTGAGGGCAAAGCTGCAACCTGAGGAACCCCGAGCTCCGTGCAGAAGCTGAGTGGCGCCGCAGACCAGGAGCCCCCCAGGTAAATGAGCCTGGCTTTAAATACCTGCGGCCCAggggggcagcagagcagggggcacagcagctccccggcacccccggggctcacccagcacctccagcagcctcctctGCCTGCACCTGGTGAGCTGAGGCTCCTCGTGCACCCGTTAATTAAGACGTCCTTTGAATTAGGAGAGCAAGCTCTGAGCAGCAACAAGCCCCAGGCAGCGTTTAATTGCAGGAAGCTCGGTCCTGCGGGGACCGTGGTACTCCAGGGGAACCGCGCAGACCGGGACGGCCGCACGCCCCGGCCtcactgcaggcagctgctggagcagaggggaCAAAGCCCGGCAAGCCCAAGGCCACCAGAACGTCCCCATGGCCCAGGTCCCCTGGCACGAGCACCACCACGGTGAGCACAGCACGACAGTGCCCAGCCTATGCCGCGATCTCCTTCCACGCCTCCCCTTGGGGGGAACGCtgctgggacagcagggacaagTCACAGCCATGCCACcgcttccccagctccctgccacagAGTCACATCCCCTGGACACGGGGCAGCAGCCATGCTGAAGGTCGGTGCTCACATCCGTGGTGCAAGGGAGCTGAGGGCCTGCCTGGTGTGCGCCCCGGTGCCCGGCACGCaggggagccccagccctgaCGTCCCTACGGTGTCCCTGCACGGTGACAGCTTCCTCCGGCTGTCACAGCAGCACGGCCACGTGCTGCAAGTGACCCAAAGCAGAAACCACAGCGGGGTGCCAGCCCCGTGCTCACCGTGATCACCAGCGCCAGAGGTAGGAacctgcagcaccagggcaggagctggctccAGCCGATCCTCGTCCACCCCATGAACGTGGCTGCGCCTTGCGAGACCCCTGCGAGGGGGCTGCTTGGCTGCACTCACTCTCCTGCCAGCACGGGGCACGTCCTGTGCAGTCCCCACGCCGCATCCCAGGGCCAGGCTCACCACACGGGTCACAGCAGATGGAGCCCTTGGTGCCCAGCACGGGGGGCGCAGGGTGCCCGTCGCACACCCCAACCGTGCTACAGCTGAGCTTTAATTCCCGTTGGTCACGCAGACCCTACGGGCCCAGGCAGGGGCTACAAAGGCACTGAGGGGGTGgctgggcacagggacagggaccgCGTCGAGAGCAGGACCTGACAGCGCTCAGGGCTCCTGCACCGGGGAGCCCAGGAACAAGGCACCCCGTCCCTGCCCTTGGCAGCGCATGCTCTGTTTACTCCTCGTACCTGTTTACAGGCTGCGCTACTGAAAACACCGGATGGAAAGCACCCAAGTGTGCCAGGAACAGTTTTAGGAAGCGACACGGGCGAGCTTCCAGCCCAGCAGGCACAGGATGGAAATAGCGTCCCACCGGTATTTATAGCGCCGGCGCAGCAACCGCTCACGCCCCTGGAACAGCCCCCGCGCGGGGCTGCCAGCACGGTGGCCACGGCCGGGCTTCTCCCGGCACCAGGCTCAGACCCCTCTGGGGTCACCAAttcccagcagggccaggaaaaAGCCACGGCTCCGAGGCTGAGCCCCGCACTCCCAGCCCGGGCGCCCTGGCGCAAATAACCGACGGCGGGAGCCCCGCAGCGTGGAGCTGCTTCCCGGGGCGGTGAAGCACGGCCACATACGTACTTGTTGGCTCGGATCCCTTCCCGGCGGGAGGCCAGTCCTTCTGCCACCAGGGACTCGGCGATGTTCTCACCGCTTGTGTCTgcggggagaggagaggtgtcAGCGGAGGCGCGCAGCGGGCAGATGGCACCACGCGAGAAACCGACCTGGTCCCCGCGGAGAGCCCGGGAACGAGGT is part of the Oxyura jamaicensis isolate SHBP4307 breed ruddy duck chromosome 1 unlocalized genomic scaffold, BPBGC_Ojam_1.0 oxy1_random_OJ90030, whole genome shotgun sequence genome and encodes:
- the LOC118156868 gene encoding staphylococcal nuclease domain-containing protein 1-like, with the translated sequence MAPGFSTELTVGWVPRDPDGSLCCQSAEPRPRAEPVSWPCAPPRPVKSPRSRALRGDQVGFSRGAICPLRASADTSPLPADTSGENIAESLVAEGLASRREGIRANNPEQSRLAELEEQAKSAKKGMWSEGTGSHTIRDLKYTIENPRHFVDSMHQKPVNAIIEHVRDGSVVRALLLPDYYLVTVMLSGIKCPTFKREADAPEVPEPFAAEAKFFTESRLLQRDVQIVLESCHNQNILGTILHPNGNITELLLKEGFARCVDWSIAVYTRGADKLRAAERFAKERKLRIWRDYVAPTANLDQKDKQFVAKVMQVLNADAIVVKLNSGDHKTIHLSSIRPPRLEGDSTQVVLQGLHECLAWVRQLTAELLALS